A single genomic interval of Zonotrichia leucophrys gambelii isolate GWCS_2022_RI unplaced genomic scaffold, RI_Zleu_2.0 Scaffold_167_103024, whole genome shotgun sequence harbors:
- the SYCN gene encoding syncollin, translating to MLALLFALLLALLGSRGAVAQCPAPAELRPTNGTRLCALLYADNSPYYDQCCAGDALEVLPDSDMPYLPVGWAGRASSLVVGTRCELTVWSRRAKAGKTRRFSAGAVPRLQEVKRGLFGDWNDAIRALYCTCK from the coding sequence ATGCTGGCGCTGCTGTTCGcgctgctgctggcgctgctgggGTCCCGGGGGGCGGTCGCGCAGTGCCCCGCGCCCGCCGAGCTGCGCCCCACGAACGGGACCCGGCTCTGCGCGCTGCTCTACGCCGACAACAGCCCCTACTACGACCAGTGCTGCGCCGGGGACGCGCTCGAGGTGCTGCCGGACTCCGACATGCCCTACCTGCCCGTGGGCTGGGCCGGCCGCGCCTCCTCGCTCGTGGTGGGCACCCGGTGCGAGCTCACCGTGTGGTCCCGCCGCGCCAAGGCGGGCAAAACGCGGCGCTTCTCGGCGGGAGCGGTGCCGCGGCTGCAGGAGGTGAAACGGGGGCTCTTCGGGGACTGGAACGACGCCATCCGGGCTCTGTACTGCACCTGCAAGTGA
- the LRFN1 gene encoding leucine-rich repeat and fibronectin type III domain-containing protein 1 isoform X1, translated as MYWDVLGCTGMCWDVLGCAGMYWALLGCTGMYWDVLGCAGPYWAVLGCAGLCWDVLGCTGMCWAVLGCAGMYWAVLGCTGMCWDVLGCTGLLGYTGLCWCVLGHAGMYWDVLGCTGLYWAVLGCTGLRGYTGLCWAVLGCTGLCWVVLGCAGMYWVTLGCTGMCRAVLGHTGMYWAVWLYWVILVCTGPYWSILVCPHRPDGDVWTGPTWSPERRPGRRRRRGDGEAAGAAGDAGRRLGGRRGAGAAGAGVAAGVAAAALPRAVPVPRGRAQPDAAVRPHGAAGRAAQPGPRRRGAAPGRQLHRRRGPRRLRQHEQPGAPDAVAERAPPPRPGRLRRPAGAAGAAPGREPAAGAERAAAARAGQPAPPHPGQQPAGRHRRRRLRRLRRHRGGPGPVAQQPARAALGRRGRHGQPGHAHAGPQPAGAGARGRRGAAAAPGAPGPDGEPAAGAAAGAGPAGTLAGGRGEPAALQLRAAVAAPRGPARPPGDVRHAGAAGRAAAGRRARGGADVPGAVGHGSGRAPARRHRGAAAAPGLRRRRGPAARAALAGPRRARGAERLPALRGRRRLPGAARGHAPRPRRLHLRGRQRGGRGGGARRGGGGAAAGAAGRGAGRGRGRRRRGGARALGHGPGGRQRHLGRPRRAAARGGGRGDGVVGADPVAAAAPRARRAHGADPVQQLGRRQPGLQAAAPLQPHLRAAGSGAGPPVRAVRVRAARPRRPPRRPPPARLRLVRHGRRPPGLLRAAAAALPGGHRHHRHRRRHRRLRARLHPHPHGALEGGGGGGGAAPPAHPHQRLLADQRRPPARRDPRAARAAAAAPAGGGRGSRGRSRGGGAGVVPQPQLPPAGAAAAPRLPAAAGRARGDPPGTPPAPLVRQHPLDAGEHRLRGGPWEIPPPGPPWDPPLLGSTESTV; from the exons atgtactgggatgtgctgggatgtactgggatgtgctgggatgtgctgggatgtgctgggatgtactgggctctgctgggctgtactgggatgtactgggatgtgctgggatgtgctgggccatactgggctgtgctgggctgtgctgggctgtgctgggatgtgctgggatgtactgggatgtgctgggccgtactgggctgtgctgggatgtactgggctgtgctgggatgtactgggatgtgctgggatgtactgggatgtactgggttactgggttatactgggctgtgctggtgtgtaCTGGGACAtgctgggatgtactgggatgtgctgggatgtactgggttgtactgggctgtgctgggatgtaCTGGGTTACGGGGTTATACTGgactgtgctgggctgtgctgggctgtactgggctgtgctgggtcgtactgggctgtgctgggatgtactgggttacactgggatgtactgggatgtgccgagctgtgctgggccatactgggatgtactgggcTGTATGGCtgtactgggttatactggtctgtactggtccatactggtccatactggtctgtCCCCACAGGCCCGACGGCGACGTCTGGACAGGACCAACATGGAGCCCTGAGAGGAG gcccggccgccgccgccgccgcggggaTGGCGAAGCTGCTGGTGCCGCTGGTGATGCTGGGCGCCGTCTCGGGGGCCGGCGTGGTGCCGGTGCCGCCGGTGCCGGTGTCGCCGCCGGTgtcgccgccgccgcgctgccCCGCGCGGTGCCTGTGCCCCGCGGCCGCGCCCAGCCCGACGCTGCTGTGCGCCCGCACGGGGCTGCTGGCCGTGCCGCCCAGCCTGGACCGCGCCGCCGTGGAGCTGCGCCTGGCCGACAACTTCATCGGCGCCGTGGGCCGCGCCGACTTCGCCAACATGAGCAGCCTGGTGCACCTGACGCTGTCGCGGAACGGGCTCCGCCGCCTCGCCCCGGGCGCCTTCGCCGACCTGCGGGCGCTGCGGGCGCTGCACCTGGACGGGAACCGGCTGCCGGCGCTGAGCGGGCCGCAGCTGCGCGGGCTGGCCAGCCTGCGCCACCTCATCCTGGCCAACAACCAGCTGGCCGCCATCGACGCCGCCGCCTTCGCCGCCTTCGCCGCCACCGTGGAGGACCTGGACCTGTCGCACAACAACCTGCCCGCGCTGCCCTGGGACGCCGTGGCCGCCATGGGCAGCCTGGCCACGCTCACGCTGGACCACAACCTGCTGGAGCGGGTGCCCGCGGGCGCCGTGGCGCGGCTGCCGCGCCTGGCGCGCCTGGACCTGACGGCGAACCGGCTGCGGGCGCTGCCGCCGGTGCCGGGCCCGCCGGGACCCTCGCTGGCGGCCGGGGGGAACCCGCTGCACTGCAACTGcgagctgctgtggctgcgcCGCGTGGCCCAGCCCGGCCGCCTGGAGACGTGCGCCACGCCGGCGCCGCTGGCCGGGCGGCTGCTGGGCGCCGTGCCCGAGGAGGAGCTGACGTGCCGGGCGCCGTCGGTCACGGCAGCGGCCGCGCACCCGCCCGCCGTCACCGAGGGGCAGCCGCTGCGCCTGGGCTGCGCCGCCGTCGGGGACCCGCCGCCCGCGCTGCACTGGCTGGGCCCCGACGGGCGCGTGGTGCAGAACGGCTCCCGGCGCTCCGTGGGCGCCGACGGCTCCCTGGAGCTGCGCGTGGCCACGCTCCGCGACCACGGCGGCTTCACCTGCGTGGCCGCCAACGCGGCGGGCGAGGCGGCGGCGCGCGTcgaggtggtggtggtgccgCTGCCGGTGCCGCGGGACGGGGCGCgggacggggacggggacgGCGGCGCCGAGGCGGGGCCCGGGCCCTCGGACATGGCCCAGGCGGGCGGCAACGACACCTGGGGCGGCCCCGGCGAGCGGCAGCGCGTGGTGGCGGCCGAGGTGACGGCGTCGTCGGCGCGGATCCGGTGGCTGCCGCAGCGCCACGTGCCCGGCGTGCGCATGGTGCAGATCCAGTACAACAGCTCGGCCGACGACAGCCTGGTCTACAG gctgctgcccccCTCCAGCCGCACCTTCGTGCTGCGGGATCTGGTGCCGGGCCGCCAGTACGAGCTGTGCGTGTCCGCGCTGCGCGTCCTCGGCGacccccccgccgccccccgcccgctcGGCTGCGTCTCGTTCGCCACGGCCGCCGCCCCCCCGGGCTGCTCCGCGCCGCCGCGGCCGCACTTCCTGGGGGGCACCGTCATCATCGTCATCGGCGCCGCCATCGCCGCCTCCGTGCTcgtcttcatcctcatcctcacgGCGCGCTggaaggcggcggcggcggcgggggcgcggcgCCCCCCGCCCACCCTCACCAGCGTCTGCTCGCAGACCAACGGCGGCCCCCGGCCCGCCGAGACCCCCGAGCTgcccgcgctgccgccgctgcccccgccggcggcgggcgggggtcccgggggcggtcccggggcgggggcgcgggcGTTGTTCCCCAGCCACAGCTACCCCCGGCGGGCGCGGCCGCGGCGCCACGGCTCCCTGCCGCGGCTGGACGGGCCCGAGGGgacccccctgggaccccccctgCGCCCCTCGTTCGGCAGCACCCACTGGATGCTGGAGAGCACCGTCTGAGGGGGGGGCCGTGGGAAATcccccccccgggacccccatGGGACCCCCCCCTCTTGGGCAGTACCGAGAGCACCGTCTGA
- the LRFN1 gene encoding leucine-rich repeat and fibronectin type III domain-containing protein 1 isoform X2, whose product MAKLLVPLVMLGAVSGAGVVPVPPVPVSPPVSPPPRCPARCLCPAAAPSPTLLCARTGLLAVPPSLDRAAVELRLADNFIGAVGRADFANMSSLVHLTLSRNGLRRLAPGAFADLRALRALHLDGNRLPALSGPQLRGLASLRHLILANNQLAAIDAAAFAAFAATVEDLDLSHNNLPALPWDAVAAMGSLATLTLDHNLLERVPAGAVARLPRLARLDLTANRLRALPPVPGPPGPSLAAGGNPLHCNCELLWLRRVAQPGRLETCATPAPLAGRLLGAVPEEELTCRAPSVTAAAAHPPAVTEGQPLRLGCAAVGDPPPALHWLGPDGRVVQNGSRRSVGADGSLELRVATLRDHGGFTCVAANAAGEAAARVEVVVVPLPVPRDGARDGDGDGGAEAGPGPSDMAQAGGNDTWGGPGERQRVVAAEVTASSARIRWLPQRHVPGVRMVQIQYNSSADDSLVYRLLPPSSRTFVLRDLVPGRQYELCVSALRVLGDPPAAPRPLGCVSFATAAAPPGCSAPPRPHFLGGTVIIVIGAAIAASVLVFILILTARWKAAAAAGARRPPPTLTSVCSQTNGGPRPAETPELPALPPLPPPAAGGGPGGGPGAGARALFPSHSYPRRARPRRHGSLPRLDGPEGTPLGPPLRPSFGSTHWMLESTV is encoded by the exons aTGGCGAAGCTGCTGGTGCCGCTGGTGATGCTGGGCGCCGTCTCGGGGGCCGGCGTGGTGCCGGTGCCGCCGGTGCCGGTGTCGCCGCCGGTgtcgccgccgccgcgctgccCCGCGCGGTGCCTGTGCCCCGCGGCCGCGCCCAGCCCGACGCTGCTGTGCGCCCGCACGGGGCTGCTGGCCGTGCCGCCCAGCCTGGACCGCGCCGCCGTGGAGCTGCGCCTGGCCGACAACTTCATCGGCGCCGTGGGCCGCGCCGACTTCGCCAACATGAGCAGCCTGGTGCACCTGACGCTGTCGCGGAACGGGCTCCGCCGCCTCGCCCCGGGCGCCTTCGCCGACCTGCGGGCGCTGCGGGCGCTGCACCTGGACGGGAACCGGCTGCCGGCGCTGAGCGGGCCGCAGCTGCGCGGGCTGGCCAGCCTGCGCCACCTCATCCTGGCCAACAACCAGCTGGCCGCCATCGACGCCGCCGCCTTCGCCGCCTTCGCCGCCACCGTGGAGGACCTGGACCTGTCGCACAACAACCTGCCCGCGCTGCCCTGGGACGCCGTGGCCGCCATGGGCAGCCTGGCCACGCTCACGCTGGACCACAACCTGCTGGAGCGGGTGCCCGCGGGCGCCGTGGCGCGGCTGCCGCGCCTGGCGCGCCTGGACCTGACGGCGAACCGGCTGCGGGCGCTGCCGCCGGTGCCGGGCCCGCCGGGACCCTCGCTGGCGGCCGGGGGGAACCCGCTGCACTGCAACTGcgagctgctgtggctgcgcCGCGTGGCCCAGCCCGGCCGCCTGGAGACGTGCGCCACGCCGGCGCCGCTGGCCGGGCGGCTGCTGGGCGCCGTGCCCGAGGAGGAGCTGACGTGCCGGGCGCCGTCGGTCACGGCAGCGGCCGCGCACCCGCCCGCCGTCACCGAGGGGCAGCCGCTGCGCCTGGGCTGCGCCGCCGTCGGGGACCCGCCGCCCGCGCTGCACTGGCTGGGCCCCGACGGGCGCGTGGTGCAGAACGGCTCCCGGCGCTCCGTGGGCGCCGACGGCTCCCTGGAGCTGCGCGTGGCCACGCTCCGCGACCACGGCGGCTTCACCTGCGTGGCCGCCAACGCGGCGGGCGAGGCGGCGGCGCGCGTcgaggtggtggtggtgccgCTGCCGGTGCCGCGGGACGGGGCGCgggacggggacggggacgGCGGCGCCGAGGCGGGGCCCGGGCCCTCGGACATGGCCCAGGCGGGCGGCAACGACACCTGGGGCGGCCCCGGCGAGCGGCAGCGCGTGGTGGCGGCCGAGGTGACGGCGTCGTCGGCGCGGATCCGGTGGCTGCCGCAGCGCCACGTGCCCGGCGTGCGCATGGTGCAGATCCAGTACAACAGCTCGGCCGACGACAGCCTGGTCTACAG gctgctgcccccCTCCAGCCGCACCTTCGTGCTGCGGGATCTGGTGCCGGGCCGCCAGTACGAGCTGTGCGTGTCCGCGCTGCGCGTCCTCGGCGacccccccgccgccccccgcccgctcGGCTGCGTCTCGTTCGCCACGGCCGCCGCCCCCCCGGGCTGCTCCGCGCCGCCGCGGCCGCACTTCCTGGGGGGCACCGTCATCATCGTCATCGGCGCCGCCATCGCCGCCTCCGTGCTcgtcttcatcctcatcctcacgGCGCGCTggaaggcggcggcggcggcgggggcgcggcgCCCCCCGCCCACCCTCACCAGCGTCTGCTCGCAGACCAACGGCGGCCCCCGGCCCGCCGAGACCCCCGAGCTgcccgcgctgccgccgctgcccccgccggcggcgggcgggggtcccgggggcggtcccggggcgggggcgcgggcGTTGTTCCCCAGCCACAGCTACCCCCGGCGGGCGCGGCCGCGGCGCCACGGCTCCCTGCCGCGGCTGGACGGGCCCGAGGGgacccccctgggaccccccctgCGCCCCTCGTTCGGCAGCACCCACTGGATGCTGGAGAGCACCGTCTGA